The proteins below come from a single Eptesicus fuscus isolate TK198812 chromosome 5, DD_ASM_mEF_20220401, whole genome shotgun sequence genomic window:
- the LOC103302731 gene encoding ribonuclease K6-like, with protein sequence MVLDLLGCFSPLLLLLGLWGPMYPVYALPKNLTKAEWFEIQHIQPSPLQCNMAMQGVNNYTQHCKPLNTFLHDSFQNVADACELLKTICKNSQNNCHQSPKPVNLTNCNLTGGRYPNCRYQDAPQYKFFIIACDPPQKGDPPYHLVPVHLDKVV encoded by the coding sequence ATGGTGCTAGATCTCCTGGGATGCTTTTCTCCCCTCCTATTGCTGCTGGGACTTTGGGGACCAATGTATCCAGTTTATGCTTTGCCTAAGAATCTCACCAAGGCTGAGTGGTTTGAAATTCAGCATATACAACCAAGCCCTCTCCAATGCAACATGGCAATGCAAGGTGTCAATAATTATACTCAGCACTGTAAGCCTCTAAACACTTTTCTGCATGACTCCTTCCAGAATGTGGCTGATGCCTGTGAGCTGCTTAAGACGATCTGCAAGAATAGCCAGAACAATTGCCACCAGAGCCCAAAGCCTGTCAACCTCACTAACTGCAATCTCACTGGAGGGAGGTATCCTAACTGCCGCTACCAAGATGCTCCCCAGTACAAGTTCTTCATTATTGCCTGTGACCCCCCTCAGAAGGGAGACCCTCCCTATCATTTGGTTCCTGTACACTTA